A region of the Acidimicrobiales bacterium genome:
AGTCCTCGGCCTTGAGGGCGGCGATGACGGCCTGGAGGTCGTCGCGCTTCTTGCCCGACACGCGCACCTGCTCGCCCTGGGTCTGCGACGAGACGCCCTTGAAGCCGAGCTCCTTGATGAACCTGTTGAGCTTGCGGGCGTTGTCCGAGGAGATGCCGGCGTTCAGGGTGACGGTCTGGCGCATGGCGCCGCGGGAACCCTCCTCGGGCTTGCCGCGGTCGAGGGCCTTGAGCGAGACGCCCCGTTTCACGAGCTTCTCCTCGACGACTTGCAGCACGGCCCGAAGGCGGTCCTCGGTGGACGACTCCAACCGGAGCTCCTGACCCGACAGTTCGACGGCCGAACCGGTGTCCTTGAAATCGAACCTGGTGCCGAGCTCGCGGCCGGCCTGGTCGACCGCGTTGCGGACCTCTTGCATGTCGACCTCGGACACGACATCGAAGGTGGGCACGCGTGAACGCTATCCTCATCCCCCCACAGGGGTCGGTGCCCGAGCGGCCAAAGGGAGCAGACTGTAAATCTGCCGGCACAGCCTTCGGAGGTTCAAATCCTCCCCGGCCCACCACGGCGAGGCACCCCGGCCCGCAGGTCGGGGTGCGTGCCGCCCATTGGCGCTCGCAGGCCTGTACCGTCGGGCTGCGTGGGCGACGACGTGGCACTCGACGAGTCCGTGGAAGACGAGGAGCTGGCGGCGATGGCCTTGGCCGCCGACCCCGACGCGGTCGTGGACGACGACGCGGTGCCCCTCCGGCTCCTCGGCGGCGGTGCCCCGGCCCCGCTGCCCGGCTGGTACATGCCGCCACCGGCATTCGGCACCCGCCTGCTCCGCGGGTGGCGTCGGCGGCTCGTGTTCGTGATCGTCGCCGCCTTCGTCCTCATCAACATGTACGGGCTGTGCAGCACCTACGGGTGGGTGGAACTGGCCTGACGCTCTCGGATCAGGGGCTGTCCGCCCGGTCCGGAGGGTCGAGCACGGGGGAGCGCGGCACGGAGGTGGCGCCGTCGGTTCCGAGCAGCCGTTGCATCAGCAC
Encoded here:
- a CDS encoding YajQ family cyclic di-GMP-binding protein translates to MPTFDVVSEVDMQEVRNAVDQAGRELGTRFDFKDTGSAVELSGQELRLESSTEDRLRAVLQVVEEKLVKRGVSLKALDRGKPEEGSRGAMRQTVTLNAGISSDNARKLNRFIKELGFKGVSSQTQGEQVRVSGKKRDDLQAVIAALKAEDFGIPLQVSNFRD